One genomic segment of Amycolatopsis sp. Hca4 includes these proteins:
- a CDS encoding NAD-dependent epimerase/dehydratase family protein, with protein sequence MRVLVLGGDGYLGWPTALHLSDKGHEVAVLDNFARRGYDAELGVESLVPIESLADRIAAWREVSGRAITSYEGDLLDAEFLFAAVREFAPDAIVHYAEQRSAPYSMIDREHAVYTQHNNVIGNLNLLYAIAEINPAIHLVKLGTMGEYGTPNVDIEEGWLELEHNGRSDRVLFPKRPGSFYHLTKVHDSHNIEFTCRAWGLRATDLNQGIVYGQQTPQTALDPRLATRFDYDAVFGTVLNRFVIQAVLGQPLTVYGKGAQTRGLIDIRDTVECIRLAVEHPAEPGEFRVFNQMTESMSVAAIAELVADRFPGPVQIEQLENPRTEAPEHYYNVRHTGLVGLGLEPHLLSDTLIESMFDIVGANKHRVNPDKLRPTVRWRGALKS encoded by the coding sequence ATGCGGGTGCTGGTTCTCGGCGGTGACGGATATCTGGGCTGGCCGACCGCGCTGCACTTATCGGACAAAGGCCACGAGGTGGCCGTCCTCGACAATTTCGCGCGTCGCGGCTACGACGCCGAACTCGGCGTGGAGAGCCTGGTCCCGATCGAATCCCTCGCCGACCGGATCGCGGCCTGGCGGGAGGTCTCCGGCCGGGCGATCACCAGCTACGAGGGCGACCTCCTCGACGCGGAGTTCCTGTTCGCGGCGGTGCGCGAGTTCGCGCCGGACGCCATCGTGCACTACGCGGAGCAGCGGTCGGCGCCGTATTCCATGATCGACCGCGAACACGCGGTGTACACGCAGCACAACAACGTGATCGGGAACCTGAACCTGCTGTACGCGATCGCGGAGATCAATCCGGCGATCCACCTGGTCAAACTCGGCACGATGGGCGAATACGGCACGCCGAACGTCGACATCGAAGAAGGCTGGCTCGAACTCGAGCACAACGGCCGCTCCGACCGTGTGCTGTTCCCCAAACGGCCGGGTTCGTTCTACCACCTGACCAAGGTGCACGATTCGCACAACATCGAATTCACCTGCCGCGCGTGGGGCCTGCGCGCGACGGACCTGAACCAGGGCATCGTGTACGGCCAGCAGACCCCGCAGACGGCGCTGGACCCGCGCCTGGCGACCCGCTTCGACTACGACGCGGTGTTCGGCACGGTGCTCAACCGGTTCGTCATCCAGGCCGTGCTGGGCCAGCCGCTGACGGTGTACGGCAAGGGCGCGCAGACCCGCGGCCTGATCGACATCCGCGACACGGTCGAGTGCATCCGCCTGGCCGTCGAGCACCCGGCCGAGCCGGGCGAGTTCCGGGTGTTCAACCAGATGACGGAGAGCATGTCCGTGGCCGCCATCGCCGAGCTGGTGGCCGACCGGTTCCCGGGCCCGGTGCAGATCGAGCAGCTGGAGAACCCGCGCACCGAGGCTCCGGAGCACTACTACAACGTCCGGCACACCGGCCTGGTCGGGCTGGGCCTGGAGCCGCACCTGCTGTCGGACACGCTGATCGAGTCGATGTTCGACATCGTGGGTGCCAACAAGCACCGCGTGAACCCGGACAAGCTGCGGCCGACGGTCCGCTGGCGGGGTGCGCTGAAGAGCTGA
- a CDS encoding nuclear transport factor 2 family protein produces the protein MSDVRTIVEQYIAVWNETDGDKRRALVADVFTADAGYTDPLGAVTGHDGIDQFVAGAQAQFGGLTFSLPADPDAHHDLARFQWYLGTPGAEPVAIGFDVVELEDGRIAKVHGFLDKLPG, from the coding sequence ATGAGCGACGTCCGCACGATCGTCGAGCAGTACATCGCCGTCTGGAACGAGACCGACGGCGACAAGCGCCGGGCCCTCGTCGCCGACGTCTTCACCGCCGACGCCGGCTACACCGACCCGCTCGGCGCGGTCACCGGGCACGACGGGATCGACCAGTTCGTCGCCGGGGCGCAGGCGCAGTTCGGCGGGCTCACCTTCAGCCTGCCGGCCGACCCGGACGCGCACCACGATCTCGCCCGGTTCCAGTGGTACCTCGGCACGCCCGGTGCCGAGCCGGTCGCCATCGGGTTCGACGTCGTCGAGCTCGAAGACGGCCGGATCGCCAAGGTGCACGGCTTCCTCGACAAGCTGCCCGGCTGA
- a CDS encoding helix-turn-helix domain-containing protein, protein MVQARQRPVGELLREWRDRRRISQLDLAISADISTRHLSFVETGRSKPSRDMVLRLGEHLDVPLRERNRLLLAAGYAPAYTETALKDPGMDAVRQAVRQLLAGHEPYPAAVVDRNWDLVDANAAVGLFVAGIPAELTTNVLRATLHPDGMAPHVLNLGEWRAHLLGRLRRQVTQTADSGLAELLDELRGYPCDQPVPEVEVPGPGDIFVPLKFRHEGTDLTFFSTVATFGTPLDVTVAELVIESFFPADPATAAYLRERAARVG, encoded by the coding sequence ATGGTGCAGGCGCGGCAACGGCCCGTCGGGGAGCTGCTGCGCGAATGGCGGGACCGGCGCCGGATCAGCCAGCTCGATCTGGCCATCTCGGCGGACATCTCCACCCGCCACCTGAGCTTCGTGGAGACCGGGCGCTCCAAGCCGAGCCGGGACATGGTGCTGCGGCTCGGCGAGCACCTCGACGTCCCGCTGCGGGAACGCAACCGGCTGCTGCTCGCCGCCGGGTACGCGCCCGCCTACACCGAGACCGCGCTGAAGGACCCCGGGATGGACGCCGTCCGCCAGGCCGTGCGGCAGCTGCTCGCCGGCCACGAGCCCTACCCGGCCGCCGTCGTCGACCGGAACTGGGACCTCGTCGACGCCAACGCCGCCGTCGGGCTCTTCGTCGCCGGGATCCCGGCCGAGCTGACCACCAACGTGCTGCGCGCGACCCTGCACCCGGACGGGATGGCGCCGCACGTCCTCAACCTGGGGGAGTGGCGCGCCCACCTGCTCGGCCGGCTGCGGCGCCAGGTGACCCAGACCGCCGACAGCGGTCTCGCCGAGCTCCTCGACGAGCTGCGCGGGTACCCCTGCGACCAGCCCGTGCCCGAGGTGGAGGTCCCCGGACCGGGTGACATCTTCGTGCCGCTGAAGTTCCGCCACGAGGGCACCGACCTCACGTTCTTCAGCACCGTGGCCACGTTCGGCACCCCCCTCGACGTCACCGTGGCGGAGCTGGTGATCGAGTCGTTCTTCCCGGCCGACCCGGCGACGGCGGCGTATCTGCGCGAGCGGGCCGCCCGGGTGGGATGA
- a CDS encoding aldo/keto reductase gives MAVPPSLALSVGVRIPQLLFGVAGLSAAETGRALRIALDTGYRGIDTAPGREAAVGAVLAAAEVPREDLFVTVHVPAQGYDTARRAADQALEALQLERADLCLLDGTKGAFTDTWRALSRLRTDGRARAIGVAGFGVSELRRLIDATGAVPSVNQVELHPWLQQVPLREFHEERGIVTAAASPAANAALLSDETVTALAAKYGKTPAQIVLRWHLQNGTVAVAASATTTRIREHFGIFDFELADDDLAVVAELDNGTRV, from the coding sequence ATGGCCGTCCCGCCTTCGCTCGCCCTGTCCGTCGGAGTCCGCATCCCCCAGCTGCTGTTCGGCGTCGCCGGCCTGTCCGCGGCGGAGACCGGCCGGGCCCTCCGCATCGCCCTCGACACCGGTTACCGCGGCATCGACACCGCGCCGGGCAGGGAGGCGGCGGTGGGCGCCGTGCTCGCCGCGGCCGAGGTGCCCCGCGAAGACCTCTTCGTCACCGTGCACGTCCCCGCGCAGGGCTACGACACCGCCCGGCGCGCCGCCGACCAGGCCCTGGAAGCGTTGCAGCTGGAGCGGGCCGACCTGTGCCTGCTGGACGGCACCAAGGGCGCGTTCACCGACACCTGGCGCGCGCTGAGCCGGCTGCGCACCGACGGGCGCGCCCGCGCCATCGGCGTCGCCGGCTTCGGCGTCTCCGAGCTGCGCCGGCTGATCGACGCGACCGGCGCCGTGCCGTCGGTGAACCAGGTCGAGCTGCACCCGTGGCTGCAGCAGGTCCCGCTGCGGGAGTTCCACGAGGAGCGCGGCATCGTGACGGCCGCCGCCAGCCCGGCCGCGAACGCCGCGCTCCTGTCCGACGAGACGGTCACCGCGCTCGCCGCCAAGTACGGCAAGACCCCGGCCCAGATCGTGCTCCGGTGGCACCTGCAGAACGGTACGGTCGCGGTGGCGGCCTCGGCCACCACGACCCGCATCCGGGAGCACTTCGGGATCTTCGACTTCGAGCTGGCCGACGACGACCTCGCCGTGGTGGCCGAGCTCGACAACGGCACGCGCGTCTAG
- a CDS encoding substrate-binding domain-containing protein produces the protein MLIGLGVVGWNWADNELNSRAEAQASSCDGGTANMRVVVTPSVQKPVAAAAQRWNQAATVVHGQCVHIVIEAKPSAQVLDALVGRAKLDTIGGLPAAWLPESSYWVSELTTKKPEMIGSPAQSVANARSADYPFIGLAGPGVDDTALRAAQTFREYLEQPAQQADFAAAGIKAT, from the coding sequence GTGCTCATCGGGCTCGGTGTCGTCGGCTGGAACTGGGCCGACAACGAACTGAACAGCCGGGCCGAGGCGCAGGCCAGCAGTTGCGACGGTGGCACCGCGAACATGCGGGTCGTCGTCACGCCGAGCGTGCAGAAGCCGGTCGCCGCCGCGGCCCAGCGGTGGAACCAGGCCGCCACCGTCGTCCACGGGCAGTGCGTGCACATCGTGATCGAAGCCAAGCCGTCGGCACAGGTGCTCGACGCGCTGGTCGGCCGGGCCAAGCTGGACACCATCGGCGGGCTGCCGGCGGCGTGGCTGCCCGAATCGTCGTACTGGGTCAGCGAGCTCACCACCAAGAAGCCGGAGATGATCGGCTCGCCCGCCCAGTCGGTGGCGAACGCGCGCTCGGCGGACTACCCGTTCATCGGGCTCGCCGGCCCGGGCGTCGACGACACCGCGCTGCGCGCCGCCCAGACCTTCCGCGAGTACCTGGAGCAGCCCGCGCAGCAGGCCGACTTCGCCGCGGCGGGCATCAAGGCCACCTAG
- a CDS encoding 3-methyladenine DNA glycosylase, producing the protein MTEVLAEPDWLAREAAHVARMRRWTGPHQERRSRGEMHPVLDFLFTYYSYRPSHLERWQPGPGVALAGPAARRFLDRKGYVETPDGVLLDPAAFGGNKVRTAEFVLGLLTATASRSPRLSCFGLHEWAMVYREPADSVRHNQVPLRLGSAGTDAVVESLDIRCGHFDAFRFFTEPARPLNELAPSRETQVSLEQPGCLHANMDLFKWAYKLDPFVPAELVADCFELAVEIRTLDMRASPYDLASLGYPPVRIETAAGRAEYARAQGEFARRAAPLRHRLIAHCHRLVSAAP; encoded by the coding sequence ATGACCGAGGTGCTCGCCGAGCCGGACTGGCTGGCGCGGGAGGCGGCGCACGTCGCGCGGATGCGCCGGTGGACCGGCCCGCACCAGGAACGCCGGTCCCGTGGCGAGATGCACCCGGTGCTGGACTTCCTGTTCACCTACTACTCGTACCGGCCTTCGCACCTCGAGCGGTGGCAGCCCGGGCCCGGCGTCGCACTCGCCGGGCCCGCCGCCCGGCGCTTCCTGGACCGCAAGGGGTACGTCGAAACGCCCGACGGCGTGCTGCTCGATCCGGCGGCCTTCGGCGGGAACAAGGTGCGGACGGCCGAGTTCGTCCTCGGCCTGCTGACCGCGACGGCGTCCCGCTCACCCCGGCTGAGCTGCTTCGGGCTGCACGAGTGGGCGATGGTGTACCGCGAGCCTGCGGATTCGGTGCGGCACAACCAGGTGCCGCTGCGCCTGGGCTCGGCGGGGACGGACGCGGTCGTGGAGTCCCTGGACATCCGCTGCGGGCACTTCGACGCGTTCCGGTTCTTCACCGAGCCGGCGCGGCCGCTGAACGAGCTGGCGCCCTCGAGGGAGACGCAGGTCTCCCTCGAGCAGCCGGGGTGCCTGCACGCGAACATGGACCTGTTCAAATGGGCGTACAAGCTCGACCCGTTCGTGCCCGCGGAGCTGGTGGCGGACTGCTTCGAGCTGGCGGTCGAGATCCGGACGCTGGACATGCGGGCGAGCCCGTACGACCTGGCTTCCCTCGGCTACCCGCCGGTCCGGATCGAGACGGCGGCGGGCCGGGCCGAGTACGCCAGGGCCCAAGGGGAGTTCGCCCGCCGGGCGGCGCCGCTGCGTCATCGCCTGATTGCGCATTGCCATCGCCTGGTCAGCGCAGCACCCTGA
- a CDS encoding hemolysin family protein — protein MTDWLNIALVVVLLLANAFFVGAEFTLISSRRDRLEALLEQGKTRAQIVINASKHVSLMLAGAQLGITICSLLLGRLGEPAIAHRLSAAFDAVGLPEALLHPISFAIALAFITVAHVLIGEMVPKNLAIAEPERLALWLVPVHVAWVKLANPFIWLLNFVANSLLRAVRIEPKDELETAYTSDELAELLSESRREGLLDQSEHQRLAQTLSSVQKTVADVLVPTAELTTLPCGPTVGEVERAVSSTGFSRFPVCTDDGRLTGYIHVKDILDLAGQDPGTTVPSSKTRALTELRADARLDVALSAMRKERSHLARALDANGNAVGVVALEDLVEEYVGTVRDGTHVGA, from the coding sequence GTGACCGACTGGCTGAACATCGCCCTCGTCGTGGTCCTGCTGCTGGCCAACGCCTTCTTCGTCGGCGCGGAGTTCACGTTGATCTCCTCGCGGCGGGACAGGCTGGAGGCGCTGCTGGAGCAGGGCAAGACCCGCGCGCAGATCGTCATCAACGCGAGCAAGCACGTCTCGCTGATGCTCGCCGGCGCGCAGCTGGGCATCACCATCTGCTCGCTGCTGCTCGGCCGCCTCGGCGAGCCCGCCATCGCCCACCGGCTGTCGGCGGCGTTCGACGCGGTGGGCCTGCCCGAGGCGCTGCTGCACCCGATCTCCTTCGCCATCGCGCTGGCGTTCATCACCGTGGCGCACGTGCTGATCGGCGAGATGGTGCCGAAGAACCTCGCCATCGCCGAGCCGGAGCGGCTGGCGCTGTGGCTGGTGCCGGTGCACGTGGCCTGGGTGAAGCTGGCCAACCCGTTCATCTGGCTGCTGAACTTCGTGGCCAACTCGCTGCTGCGCGCGGTCCGCATCGAGCCGAAGGACGAGCTGGAGACGGCCTACACCTCCGACGAGCTGGCCGAGCTGCTCAGCGAGTCGCGCCGCGAGGGCCTGCTGGACCAGTCCGAGCACCAGCGGCTCGCCCAGACGCTCTCGTCGGTGCAGAAGACCGTCGCCGACGTGCTGGTGCCCACCGCCGAACTGACCACGCTCCCCTGCGGGCCGACCGTCGGCGAGGTCGAGCGGGCCGTCTCGTCCACCGGGTTCTCGCGGTTCCCGGTGTGCACCGACGACGGGCGGCTGACCGGCTACATCCACGTCAAGGACATCCTCGACCTGGCCGGGCAGGACCCGGGCACGACCGTGCCGTCGTCGAAGACGCGCGCGCTCACCGAGCTGCGGGCCGACGCCCGGCTCGACGTCGCGCTGTCGGCCATGCGCAAGGAACGCAGCCACCTCGCGCGGGCGCTGGACGCGAACGGCAACGCCGTCGGCGTCGTCGCGCTCGAGGACCTCGTCGAGGAGTACGTGGGCACGGTGCGCGACGGCACCCACGTGGGCGCATGA